gtcactaacatcgctgacgagtcctacaagggcATAACAGTTGTACGATGTCCCgaacatcgctgacgagtcctacaaggacaaaacagctgtacgatgtccctaacatcgccgacgagtcctacaaggacgaaacagctgtacgatgtcactaacatcgctgacgagtcctacaaggacataacagctgtacgatgtccctaacattactaacgagtcctaggaggtcgtaacagctgtatgatgtccctaacatcgctgacgagtcctacaaggacataacagctgtacgatgtccctaacatcgctgacgagtcctaggaggtcgtaacagctgtatgatgtccctaacatcgctgacgagtcctacaaggacataacagctgtacgatgtccctaacatcgctgacgagtcctacaaggacgaaacagctgtacgatgtccatAACATCGCTGACGAATCCTACAAGGACataacagctgtacgatgtcactaacatcgctgacgagtcctacaaggatgAAACAGCAGCAAACCGGCTTTATTTGTGGTCCCAAaggtgtccggtttagacaaAGTTAATTGAAATAAACAGATCACCGGCCAGACAACCTTACATACTCACACACAGGGGTACATTTCGCACTGTTTGGCACGCTAATATTAAAATGACAACGGGCAATCAAAAAACCTTTCTAGACTATACCAATGGCCTACTTTGAATACAAGCAAATGTGACCTCAATTTTACTTGTGTGTtaattttaatgtgtttttaaaattcCTATTAAAACACTCAaattataatgaatataaaatgtatcactAGTTGTAATCTGTATAAAACTCTGCCACAGAAATCGAAATATAGTACGGATGTTATGTGTATACAGCATTTCACACTTTGGTCCCTAGCATCATTGACAAGTACaacgatgtccctaacatcgctgacgagtcctacaaggacgaaacagctgtacgatgtccctaacatcgctgacgagtcctacaaggacgaaacagctgtacgatgtccctaacatcgctgacgagtcctacaaggacataacagctgtacgatgtccctaacatcgctgacgagtcctacaaggacgaaacagctgtacgatgtcactaacatcgctgacgagtcctacaaggacaaaacagctgtacgatgtccctaacatcgctgacgagtcctacaaggacataacagctgtacgatgtccctaacatcgctgacgagtcctacaaggacataacagctgtacgatgtccctaacatcgctgacgagtcatacaaggacgaaacagctgtacgatgtccctaacattactagCGAGTCCTAGGAGGTCgttacagctgtatgatgtccctaacatcgctgacgagtcatACACGGACGAAACAGATGTACGATGTCCGTAACATCGCTGACGAATCCTACAAGGACATAACAGCTGTACGATttccctaacatcgctgacgagtcctacaaggatgAAACAGCAGCATGAAATCTCCTACAGGCTTTTGACATGTGCTGTGTCTATATTTCAAGAAATCAAGTAATTTGAACCGACTTTCAGTTGTTTAGAAACGAGATAGAAATCATGCAGATCTCACCGTATAGGAAACGAGATTTTAAACACTCCTGCCTCTTACTGGGGGCGCAGGACACGATTTCAAACTTcaaggtatatacatgtatgattacttCAAAATAGTGTTTTTATACGTGCTTTCCTCAGAAGAGCTTCacatatttattcatttgattaaAAGATAATATTCTCCAGAAAAATGTTTCTACTACTAGACACTCACAGAATTGTCTTCCATAAACCTACCACCACAACTTGGCGTGATTGTAGCATTATGTtaaatgcacggccagaccgggtTTCGAACCAGGGACCTCCAAACAGTAActggatgctctaccaattgagctacctggtagCCGGCGTTTAACAAAGTCTTCGACACTGAACACATACACGAGACCCTATTTCATCTCAGTTGGTTTCTAGAACAAAGGAGATAAACGTGCTTGTAAAATAAAGCTTCTTACATCTACCGTTAGAGAAATCTAGCATTTCAATGTCGTGGCCTAAATTTCTGTGCTGAAGTTGCACATTGTATGAATATGATGAAGCTAAAACTCTTGGTCAAGCATATTCTATTGAATAGAATCGATTTTGGACTGTTTAAGcctacattgtatgtcatattTTTTCCTACCAAAACCTCATACTCTTCTTGCATCTAAGCGTACCGTATGCAACAGCTCAGAGACAACACCTagtgcatgtttttttttttttttttaaatagccAGTCCAACACTGACCAGTAAAAGTACTACTTCTCATTTACTTGAGACAGTTTGAAGAACATTTTGCCCTTAATCTCAATGAATTTATTTTCCGATGATCCTCTTCTAAATTAAGTTTTCGCAGCCTGGATTTACTATGACAACATTCgtgacaaaaatatttcatggtCGAATGCACTGGATACCATGTCgaataatgatacatatatatcgtacgtacatgtatcatttcatGTTCTTGTAACTGAAAATATTCACGTTTAATCTAAATATTACTTCTATACATATCAGGATATCAAAAACAAATGCCCTTCAGATATTCTTTATTTGATGTCGGAGACCTCACGACACATGGGATTATTCTTGTCCCCATGTACCCAGGAGTCCAGATTATCGTACAGTCTGTGTTTGATTTGAACTTTATGGGCTTCAGCACACAGCTGACAGAAGGCGCGGTTACCTGTTGGTTCGTTATAGTAATATTGTCTccattgaaaataattttcaaatgcaGTTTGATTATTAGCGAGCTCCATCTGGAAAGCTGCTAGGCTTGAAATGTTGTCGAATTTGATTGTGTCTATGTAGGAATTTGGGGGGACAAACACAGAATAATCCGTCACACCTCGAACGACAGGAATGACGTCAGCTTGGGCCGCATATATCCTAAAACATTTTTCTGTGACGTAATCGCGACATAAAGAGTTCTCGAACGAGagataaaatttatatttgtcACTTATTAACTTCTCACAATCTTTTGTTTCATTCGTAGGGCATATATTTGGCCCCGTTCTCGAGTAAATGTCCACATTGAGGATCGTATCCAACTTCTTTGCGTATTGGTCTCGTTTGCTCGGTACGCTTGGATGAGACACAAACCAAGCATTACCATGCATTTTATCTTTCCATTTACTCTTAAGTCTGACTCTTTCTGTTCCTTTCACATCTTTAAACAACATTGTACCATACAAATTAGTAAAATCTGCATCTCTTCTATAGGAAATTGTCCAGTTAATCTTACGTCTCCACCTCTGTAGTCTGGGCTGAAGAAATGGCGGTTCCATGCCATGATATATCCAAATTTGACCTGCTGGTTTTCGAGGGGGTTTATTAGGAAGTGATGAGCTTCCATCAAATACAACAAATTGACTTGATGAGTAATGTTGACACTGACGGCCAAATGATATTGAACATTTGTGTGGACACATGTTGAAGGTATCCGGCCCCTGCCATGGTGTAGGATTGTAGAAATGAATACGTATCCCGAGATCACTGTTATTTACTTTCATATGTAAACATGATTCGTCTTCATCTACCCATGATTCGTCTTCATCTACCCGTGATTCGTCTTCATATACCCATGAAGACAACCACATAATGCCAATGTATATCAAGGTCATCATTAAAATCAGTCCCCGTTTGTTTGTCGACCAACTGTAAGTAAATAAACATCATTTTGTTAACCATGTTAAATTTACAACCGAAATATCAATTGATTAGTGTATTAGTGGTTAACCCGGTTACTGAGTAGTGATTATTTTATTAATGCTGACTTGGCgtatattaataattgtttaaggagcatctaaacagcaaatccagtaaACACAGTGGTACTTTATAAACCTTTAAATTCCTACTATGAGGCAATTTAACAAAAGTACCTTTTAGTACGGATCATGGCACACTTTTGACATTGTTGTCGACATATAATTTGTTAAACTGTTTGCATGTTTGAGGGAGAGGGGACAACATTAGTGCATTtgtatcacatacatgtatattgcaaaAGATAAACAAGTAGTTTTTCCCACAAGTGCCTAAATCACACAACAGGAGCAGTGGTTTGTTCAAATTTAACTTCATGATATGTacaaacactgattttattttggcttgaaatgcaaatgacgGTTGTGAATAACATCGC
The nucleotide sequence above comes from Pecten maximus unplaced genomic scaffold, xPecMax1.1, whole genome shotgun sequence. Encoded proteins:
- the LOC117321041 gene encoding alpha-(1,3)-fucosyltransferase C-like; this translates as MLYHRSLCWSTNKRGLILMMTLIYIGIMWLSSWVYEDESRVDEDESWVDEDESCLHMKVNNSDLGIRIHFYNPTPWQGPDTFNMCPHKCSISFGRQCQHYSSSQFVVFDGSSSLPNKPPRKPAGQIWIYHGMEPPFLQPRLQRWRRKINWTISYRRDADFTNLYGTMLFKDVKGTERVRLKSKWKDKMHGNAWFVSHPSVPSKRDQYAKKLDTILNVDIYSRTGPNICPTNETKDCEKLISDKYKFYLSFENSLCRDYVTEKCFRIYAAQADVIPVVRGVTDYSVFVPPNSYIDTIKFDNISSLAAFQMELANNQTAFENYFQWRQYYYNEPTGNRAFCQLCAEAHKVQIKHRLYDNLDSWVHGDKNNPMCREVSDIK